The following are from one region of the Streptomyces decoyicus genome:
- a CDS encoding arylamine N-acetyltransferase family protein, whose amino-acid sequence MDIAAAEAYLARIGVARPGAPDADALHALHLSHLRSVPFENLSIHLGEEIVLAEQPLLDKIVGARRGGFCYELNGAFAMLLGALGYEVDLLSARVFGPDGTGIPYDHLVLRVRTPSGPWLADVGFGRHSHFPLRWDSRADQPDPGGVFRIEETGEGDLDVLRDGEPQYRLEQRPRAYPDFEAGCWWHRTSPKSHFTRSLVCSRLTETGRITLSGRTLVTTGADGARDERQVGEDEVLAVYREQFGIVLGQEPVVGGVRTSGSGA is encoded by the coding sequence ATGGACATCGCTGCCGCTGAGGCCTACCTCGCCCGGATCGGCGTCGCCCGCCCCGGGGCCCCCGATGCCGACGCGCTGCATGCGCTGCACCTCAGCCATCTGCGTAGCGTCCCCTTCGAGAACCTCTCCATCCACCTCGGCGAAGAGATCGTGCTCGCGGAGCAGCCACTGCTGGACAAGATCGTCGGCGCCCGGCGGGGCGGCTTCTGTTACGAGCTCAACGGTGCTTTCGCCATGCTCCTGGGCGCGCTCGGTTACGAGGTCGACCTGCTCTCCGCCCGCGTGTTCGGCCCCGACGGGACCGGGATCCCGTACGACCACCTTGTACTGCGCGTCCGGACGCCTAGCGGGCCATGGCTCGCGGACGTCGGCTTCGGCAGGCACAGCCACTTTCCGCTGCGCTGGGACAGCCGGGCCGACCAGCCCGATCCCGGCGGTGTGTTCCGGATCGAGGAGACAGGTGAGGGCGATCTCGATGTGCTGAGGGACGGTGAGCCGCAGTACCGCCTCGAGCAACGTCCGCGTGCCTACCCGGACTTCGAGGCCGGTTGCTGGTGGCACCGGACCTCGCCCAAGTCGCACTTCACCCGGTCCCTGGTGTGCTCCCGGCTGACGGAGACCGGCCGGATCACGCTCTCCGGCCGTACGCTCGTGACCACCGGGGCGGACGGTGCACGGGATGAGCGCCAGGTGGGCGAGGACGAGGTCCTCGCCGTCTACCGGGAGCAGTTCGGCATTGTTCTGGGACAGGAGCCCGTGGTCGGCGGGGTACGGACGTCCGGGAGCGGCGCTTAG
- a CDS encoding RrF2 family transcriptional regulator has translation MRMSEGVEWGLHCCVTLAWLEGEGPVSTARLAASFELPAAYLNKRLQALVRAGILSSTPGARGGFQLARPPERITLMDVVAAIEGTEDAFRCTEIRQRGAGAEASGRESGRPCGISTAMRKAELAWRRELAAQTIADVIAATPASAVERTRRWFATERTHT, from the coding sequence ATGAGGATGAGTGAAGGCGTCGAGTGGGGCCTGCACTGCTGTGTGACGCTGGCCTGGCTCGAAGGGGAAGGGCCCGTGTCCACCGCTCGGCTGGCGGCTTCGTTCGAGTTGCCTGCGGCATACCTGAACAAGCGGCTGCAGGCGCTGGTTCGGGCCGGGATCCTGAGCTCCACGCCAGGCGCGCGGGGCGGCTTCCAGTTGGCGCGGCCGCCGGAGCGGATCACCCTCATGGATGTCGTCGCCGCGATCGAGGGCACCGAAGACGCCTTTCGCTGTACCGAGATCCGTCAGCGGGGGGCCGGTGCCGAGGCCTCCGGCAGGGAGTCCGGCCGGCCCTGCGGAATCTCCACGGCGATGCGCAAGGCCGAGCTGGCCTGGCGGCGTGAGCTGGCCGCACAGACCATCGCCGACGTCATTGCCGCTACGCCCGCCTCGGCGGTCGAACGAACCCGCCGCTGGTTCGCTACGGAGAGGACGCACACCTGA
- a CDS encoding ComEC/Rec2 family competence protein has product MTGARATVHAAATSPRGASDPHQEGPADLRLVAPALAAWTGAVISLGAPGGGVTVACCGAVGLAVFALRVAVVRRRAERAQEAEAEAEAEAEAEGAEAEGAEGEGPVVGPRADTALRRAGPPRPRPPRPPRRWSAGAFVALAAVLLCAAAGAASAALHASDVRRGPLPALAEGYTGVTAELEVTGDPHLTRPKVRGSQRTPPVLVFTAEAVRVTAPDGAVTAVRTPTLVVVRPRGGGGEERGPEARGSLASAWRGLLPSTRIRVVARAAPPLSPTDEVAAVLRVTADAPPVKAGAPSALQRLAGHLRAGLREATDGLRPDARALLPGLVVGDTSRVPPDLDDAFRATDLTHLLAVSGSNLTIVLALLIGPPHLATRAERRGLAPRLGLSLRGTAVIGGALALAFVVVCRPDPSVLRAAACGLITLLAIGTGRRRSLLPALAAAVLLLVLYDPWLARSYGFLLSVLATGALLLLAPRWSAALQRRRVPPRIAEVIAAAAAAQAVCAPVIAVLAARVGLVAVPCNLLAELAVAPATVLGFAALATAPVALPVAQALTWCAGWPAEWIAGVARTGAALPGAEFDWPGGWTGGLVLAAATVVLVLVARRVLRRPWLCALCALALILAVCRPAPITRVLTGWPPPGWRAVVCDVGQGDGLVLAAGDGTALVVDTGPEPHAIDRCLDDLGIRRVPLLVLTHFHADHVDGLPGVLRGRSVGAIETTTLQDPPGQAQFVRTTAAAARVPVIRAEPGERRQLGPLSWEVLWPPAPPELPGPGSAIAPNSQPAGLDAVDGPNDASVTLLVRTGGLTLLLLGDLEPPAQRALLAAHPELGGVDVLKVAHHGSASQDPPLLHRLAPRLALISCGIDNPYGHPAPRTIAALRAQGARVLRTDTDGAIAILGTTARLSATVSGHRIKARLAGARRTRTRPDGGRRAGGGTGGGGKSGGRRPQARTVGSRRSRTRCPCQKQRRRGEEAGGAVQRTRWIKQVTPEGRIAEGADCGRAHRVKVLNQDL; this is encoded by the coding sequence ATGACCGGTGCCCGCGCCACCGTGCATGCCGCGGCGACGTCCCCGCGCGGCGCCTCGGACCCGCATCAGGAGGGCCCGGCCGATCTGCGGCTGGTCGCGCCCGCACTGGCGGCCTGGACGGGCGCGGTGATCAGCCTGGGTGCTCCCGGCGGGGGTGTGACGGTGGCCTGTTGCGGGGCCGTAGGGCTCGCAGTGTTCGCGTTGCGGGTGGCCGTCGTGCGACGCAGGGCGGAGCGTGCCCAGGAGGCGGAGGCGGAGGCGGAGGCGGAGGCGGAGGCGGAGGGGGCGGAGGCGGAGGGGGCGGAGGGGGAGGGGCCCGTCGTCGGGCCTCGGGCCGATACCGCCCTGCGACGGGCGGGGCCACCTCGTCCCCGCCCTCCCCGCCCTCCCCGCCGCTGGTCCGCAGGGGCGTTCGTGGCCCTGGCCGCGGTGCTGCTGTGTGCCGCGGCGGGGGCTGCGTCGGCGGCGCTGCATGCGTCGGATGTGCGGCGCGGGCCGCTGCCGGCCTTGGCGGAGGGCTACACGGGGGTCACGGCGGAGCTGGAGGTGACCGGCGATCCCCATCTGACCCGCCCCAAGGTGCGAGGCTCCCAACGGACGCCCCCGGTACTGGTGTTCACTGCCGAGGCCGTCCGCGTCACGGCGCCGGACGGCGCGGTCACGGCCGTACGCACGCCGACGCTGGTAGTCGTACGGCCACGCGGGGGAGGCGGCGAAGAGCGCGGCCCCGAAGCTCGCGGGAGCCTCGCGTCGGCATGGCGCGGGCTGCTGCCGTCGACGCGTATCCGGGTGGTGGCGCGCGCCGCACCGCCGCTGTCCCCGACCGACGAGGTTGCCGCCGTGCTGCGGGTCACCGCCGATGCGCCGCCGGTCAAGGCCGGTGCGCCGTCTGCCCTTCAGCGGCTGGCGGGCCATCTGCGTGCCGGGCTGCGGGAGGCCACCGACGGGCTGCGTCCCGATGCCCGTGCGCTGTTGCCGGGGCTCGTGGTGGGGGACACCTCGCGCGTGCCGCCGGATCTCGACGATGCCTTTCGTGCCACTGACCTGACGCATCTGCTGGCCGTCTCCGGCAGCAATCTGACGATTGTGCTCGCCCTGCTGATCGGGCCGCCGCACCTCGCGACGCGCGCCGAGCGCCGTGGGCTGGCACCGCGTCTGGGACTGTCGCTGCGCGGCACGGCCGTCATCGGCGGCGCGCTTGCCCTCGCCTTCGTGGTGGTGTGCCGTCCGGACCCCAGCGTGCTGCGGGCCGCCGCCTGCGGCCTGATCACACTGCTGGCGATCGGCACCGGCCGCCGCCGCTCGCTGCTCCCGGCCCTCGCCGCCGCGGTGCTGCTCCTGGTGCTGTACGACCCTTGGCTGGCCCGTAGCTATGGCTTTCTGCTGTCCGTGCTGGCCACCGGCGCACTGTTACTGCTCGCGCCGCGCTGGAGTGCCGCGCTCCAGCGCCGTCGGGTGCCGCCCCGGATCGCCGAGGTGATCGCCGCCGCGGCCGCTGCCCAGGCGGTCTGTGCACCGGTCATCGCCGTATTGGCGGCCCGGGTGGGCCTGGTCGCCGTGCCCTGCAATCTGCTGGCCGAACTGGCCGTCGCTCCCGCAACGGTGCTGGGCTTCGCGGCCCTCGCCACCGCCCCGGTCGCCCTGCCGGTCGCCCAGGCGCTGACGTGGTGCGCGGGCTGGCCTGCCGAGTGGATCGCCGGCGTCGCCCGTACAGGTGCGGCACTGCCGGGGGCGGAGTTCGACTGGCCGGGCGGCTGGACCGGTGGACTGGTGCTGGCGGCTGCCACCGTGGTCCTGGTGCTGGTCGCCCGCAGGGTGCTGCGCCGCCCCTGGCTGTGCGCGCTCTGTGCACTGGCGCTGATTCTGGCGGTGTGCCGCCCCGCTCCGATCACCCGTGTCCTCACCGGCTGGCCACCGCCGGGGTGGCGAGCCGTGGTCTGCGACGTGGGGCAGGGCGACGGCTTGGTGCTGGCGGCCGGGGACGGTACGGCGCTGGTGGTGGACACCGGGCCGGAGCCCCACGCCATCGACCGCTGCCTCGACGACCTGGGGATCCGCCGCGTCCCCCTCCTCGTCCTGACACACTTCCACGCCGACCATGTGGACGGGCTCCCTGGAGTGCTCCGCGGCCGCTCGGTCGGTGCGATCGAGACCACGACGCTGCAGGACCCGCCGGGGCAGGCGCAGTTCGTGCGCACCACGGCTGCCGCGGCCCGGGTTCCGGTCATCCGCGCCGAACCGGGGGAGCGGCGTCAGCTGGGCCCCCTCAGCTGGGAGGTCCTCTGGCCACCCGCCCCGCCCGAGCTCCCCGGCCCCGGCAGCGCCATCGCCCCCAACAGCCAACCGGCCGGCCTCGACGCCGTAGACGGCCCCAACGACGCCAGTGTCACCCTGCTGGTCCGTACGGGCGGGCTGACTCTCCTGCTGCTGGGTGACCTCGAACCACCCGCCCAGCGGGCACTGTTGGCGGCCCATCCCGAGCTGGGCGGCGTCGACGTCCTGAAGGTGGCACACCACGGCTCCGCCAGCCAGGACCCGCCGTTGCTGCATCGGCTTGCGCCGCGCCTGGCCCTGATCTCCTGCGGCATCGACAACCCGTACGGCCATCCGGCACCCCGCACCATCGCGGCGCTGCGTGCCCAGGGCGCCCGGGTGCTGCGGACGGACACCGACGGAGCCATCGCGATCCTGGGCACGACGGCCAGGCTGTCGGCGACGGTCAGCGGCCACCGAATCAAGGCCCGCCTGGCCGGCGCCCGGAGAACCCGGACTCGTCCGGACGGCGGTCGTCGAGCCGGCGGCGGTACAGGCGGCGGCGGTAAGTCCGGCGGCCGTCGACCCCAGGCGCGGACAGTCGGCAGCCGTCGCTCACGTACCCGTTGCCCGTGCCAAAAGCAGCGCCGCAGGGGGGAGGAGGCTGGCGGCGCGGTGCAGAGGACCCGATGGATCAAGCAGGTGACGCCGGAAGGGCGGATAGCGGAGGGGGCGGATTGCGGAAGGGCGCATCGCGTCAAGGTGCTGAACCAGGATCTGTAG
- a CDS encoding ComEA family DNA-binding protein, whose amino-acid sequence MRERLPLWVQLRCGTDPKTLVALLLVLVVAVGFAVQHFWTGRPEPVRAPAAERSAVAGGPGPRSPSPPSSSSSAAAMAHGPPGGAGRQLVVDVTGKVRHPGIHRMPPGSRVIDALQAAGGVLRGASTRGLNRARLLTDGEQIVVGAAGAAGGGAGPVGAGGGGPGSGLPSAGGGQAGPAGPVSLSTATEQQLDSLPGVGPVLARHIVEFRTQHGGFTSVDQLRQVTGIGDRRFADLRPLVQP is encoded by the coding sequence GTGCGCGAACGTCTCCCGCTCTGGGTGCAGTTACGCTGCGGCACCGACCCGAAGACGCTCGTCGCCCTGCTCCTGGTGCTCGTGGTGGCTGTGGGATTCGCCGTGCAGCACTTCTGGACCGGTCGCCCCGAGCCGGTACGGGCCCCGGCGGCCGAACGGTCCGCAGTGGCAGGCGGCCCCGGGCCACGCTCACCGTCGCCGCCGTCCTCGTCCTCGTCCGCCGCTGCGATGGCGCATGGTCCGCCGGGCGGTGCGGGACGCCAGCTGGTCGTCGATGTCACGGGCAAGGTCCGGCACCCCGGAATTCACCGGATGCCCCCGGGGTCGAGGGTGATCGACGCACTACAGGCCGCGGGCGGGGTGCTGCGCGGAGCGAGCACCCGCGGGCTGAACAGGGCGCGCTTGCTGACCGACGGCGAACAGATCGTGGTGGGCGCGGCCGGTGCGGCCGGAGGCGGCGCCGGTCCCGTCGGCGCGGGGGGCGGCGGGCCGGGGAGCGGGCTGCCCAGTGCCGGAGGCGGTCAGGCAGGCCCGGCCGGGCCGGTCAGCCTCAGCACGGCGACTGAGCAGCAGCTCGACTCCCTGCCCGGAGTGGGGCCTGTCCTGGCCCGGCACATCGTCGAATTCCGAACCCAGCACGGCGGGTTCACCTCGGTGGACCAGCTCCGCCAGGTGACCGGCATCGGTGACCGCCGCTTCGCCGATCTACGTCCCCTGGTGCAGCCATGA
- a CDS encoding DegV family protein yields the protein MSRHVAIVTDSTAYLPRTAVERHRITAVPLTVVLGDRALEEGTEISARSVAQALQKRRPVTTSRPSPTVFADTYRKVAAAGAGGIVSLHLSSEISGTYDAAVLAAREAPVPVHVVDTGMVAMALGFCALAAAETAEAGGDIDEAVAAAEKRAAGTSAYFYVDTLDYLRRGGRIGTAQALLGSALAVKPLLQLADGRIELLEKVRTASKAIARLEEIAVERAGGGQVDIAVHHLDAAERAEALAQRLRERVPGLNELHVSEVGAVIGAHTGPGLLGAVVSPR from the coding sequence ATGTCCCGCCATGTCGCGATCGTCACCGATTCCACGGCCTACTTGCCGCGGACGGCTGTCGAGCGTCACCGCATCACGGCCGTTCCGCTGACCGTCGTCCTGGGGGACCGGGCCCTGGAAGAGGGCACCGAGATCTCCGCGAGATCCGTCGCCCAGGCGCTCCAGAAGCGACGGCCCGTGACGACCTCCCGTCCCAGCCCCACGGTGTTCGCGGACACGTACCGCAAGGTCGCGGCGGCCGGCGCGGGCGGCATCGTCTCGCTCCATCTCTCCTCGGAGATCTCCGGCACCTACGACGCGGCGGTGCTGGCGGCCAGGGAAGCGCCGGTACCCGTACACGTCGTGGACACCGGGATGGTCGCAATGGCTCTCGGCTTCTGCGCCCTCGCCGCCGCGGAGACGGCTGAGGCGGGCGGGGACATCGACGAGGCGGTCGCCGCCGCGGAGAAGCGCGCCGCGGGCACCTCCGCCTACTTCTACGTCGACACCCTCGACTATCTGCGCCGGGGCGGCCGTATCGGCACGGCGCAGGCGCTGCTCGGCTCCGCGCTCGCCGTCAAACCGCTCCTTCAACTGGCCGACGGGCGGATCGAGCTGCTGGAGAAGGTCCGTACGGCGTCCAAGGCCATCGCACGGCTCGAGGAGATCGCCGTGGAGCGGGCGGGCGGGGGCCAGGTGGACATCGCGGTCCACCACCTCGACGCGGCGGAGCGTGCGGAGGCCCTGGCCCAGCGGCTCCGGGAGCGGGTACCGGGGCTCAACGAGCTCCATGTGAGCGAGGTCGGCGCGGTGATCGGCGCGCACACGGGCCCGGGGCTGCTGGGGGCTGTGGTGTCGCCGCGGTGA
- a CDS encoding leucine--tRNA ligase, translating into MSETTNAAETAAPHRYTAALAADIEARWQDFWETDGTYEAPNPKGELAGDAELVARPKKFIMDMFPYPSGAGLHVGHPLGFIATDVYARHQRMTGHNVLHTLGFDAFGLPAEQYAVQTGTHPRVSTEANIVNMRRQLRRLGLGHDQRRSVETIDPAYYKWTQWIFLQIFNSWYDPEADAARPIDTLVAQFEAGTRQTPDGRPWAGLSPLERANVLGEYRLAYASDAPVNWCPGLGTVLANEEVTADGRSERGNYPVFKAKLRQWNMRITAYADRLLNDLDALDWPEAIKLQQRNWIGRSEGARVDFPVGDDKITVFTTRQDTLFGATYMVLAPEHPLVAGSDNGSGTGTGSIVPDAWPEGTHDVWTGGHATPADAVAAYRKQAASKSDVERQAEAKDKTGVFTGAFATNPVSGEQVPVFIADYVLMGYGTGAIMAVPAHDSRDFAFARAFELPMRCVVEPSDDRGTDPSTWDDAFASYDAKIVNSSGATISLDGLGVEEAKAKITAWLAGQGIGEGTVNFRLRDWLFSRQRYWGEPFPIVYDEDGVAHALPESMLPLELPEVEDYSPRTFDPDDADTQPETPLSRNEDWVHVDLDLGDGNGIKRYRRETNTMPNWAGSCWYEMRYLDPGNADALVAPEIEQYWMGPRDGRPAGGVDLYVGGAEHAVLHLLYARFWSKVLHDLGHVSSSEPFHKLYNQGMIQAFVYRDSRGIAVPAAEVEERDGGYYYQGEKVSRVLGKMGKSLKNAVTPDEICAEYGADTLRLYEMAMGPLDVSRPWDTRAVVGQYRLLQRLWRNVVDEATGEVTVVDTEPDEDTLRALHKAIDGVTQDMANLRFNTAIAKVTELNNHLTKAGGRVPRTVAEQLVLLVAPLAPHIAEELWRKLGHTGTVVHADFPAADPAYVVDETVTCVVQIKGKVKARLEVAPSISEADLEAAALAEPAVVAALNGAGIRKVIVRAPKLVNIVPA; encoded by the coding sequence ATGAGCGAGACGACTAACGCTGCCGAGACGGCAGCGCCGCACCGCTATACGGCCGCGCTGGCCGCCGACATCGAGGCGCGCTGGCAGGACTTCTGGGAGACCGACGGGACCTACGAGGCCCCGAACCCCAAGGGGGAGCTGGCCGGCGACGCCGAGCTGGTGGCCCGCCCCAAGAAGTTCATCATGGACATGTTCCCCTACCCGTCGGGTGCCGGTCTGCACGTCGGCCACCCGCTGGGCTTCATCGCCACCGACGTGTACGCCCGCCACCAGCGCATGACGGGCCACAACGTCCTGCACACCCTGGGCTTCGACGCCTTCGGCCTGCCCGCCGAGCAGTACGCGGTGCAGACCGGCACCCACCCGCGGGTCTCCACCGAGGCCAACATCGTGAACATGCGGCGCCAGCTGCGCCGCCTGGGCCTGGGCCACGACCAGCGCCGCTCGGTCGAGACGATCGACCCGGCGTACTACAAGTGGACCCAGTGGATCTTCCTGCAGATCTTCAACTCCTGGTACGACCCGGAGGCGGACGCGGCCCGCCCGATCGACACCCTGGTCGCCCAGTTCGAGGCCGGCACCCGCCAGACCCCCGACGGCCGGCCCTGGGCCGGGCTGAGCCCCCTGGAGCGGGCCAACGTCCTGGGCGAGTACCGCCTGGCGTACGCCTCGGACGCGCCGGTCAACTGGTGCCCCGGCCTGGGCACGGTGCTGGCCAACGAGGAGGTCACCGCCGACGGCCGTTCCGAGCGCGGCAACTACCCGGTCTTCAAGGCCAAGCTGCGCCAGTGGAACATGCGCATCACCGCCTACGCCGACCGGCTGCTGAACGACCTGGACGCGCTGGACTGGCCGGAGGCCATCAAGCTCCAGCAGCGCAACTGGATCGGCCGCTCCGAGGGCGCCCGGGTCGACTTCCCGGTGGGTGACGACAAGATCACCGTCTTCACCACCCGCCAGGACACCCTGTTCGGCGCGACGTACATGGTGCTGGCGCCCGAGCACCCGCTGGTCGCCGGCTCCGACAACGGCTCCGGCACCGGCACCGGCTCCATCGTTCCGGACGCCTGGCCCGAGGGCACCCACGACGTCTGGACCGGCGGACACGCCACCCCGGCCGACGCCGTCGCCGCGTACCGCAAGCAGGCCGCGTCCAAGTCGGACGTCGAGCGGCAGGCCGAGGCCAAGGACAAGACCGGCGTCTTCACCGGCGCCTTCGCGACCAACCCGGTCAGCGGCGAGCAGGTCCCGGTCTTCATCGCCGACTACGTCCTGATGGGCTACGGCACCGGCGCGATCATGGCCGTCCCCGCCCACGACAGCCGCGACTTCGCCTTCGCCCGCGCCTTCGAGCTGCCGATGCGCTGTGTCGTCGAGCCGTCGGACGACCGCGGCACCGACCCCTCGACCTGGGACGACGCCTTCGCCTCGTACGACGCCAAGATCGTCAACTCGTCCGGTGCGACGATCTCGCTGGACGGCCTGGGCGTCGAAGAGGCCAAGGCGAAGATCACCGCCTGGCTGGCCGGCCAGGGCATCGGCGAGGGCACCGTCAACTTCCGGCTGCGCGACTGGCTGTTCAGCCGGCAGCGCTACTGGGGCGAGCCGTTCCCGATCGTCTACGACGAGGACGGTGTGGCGCACGCGCTGCCCGAGTCGATGCTGCCGCTGGAGCTGCCCGAGGTCGAGGACTACTCCCCGCGCACCTTCGACCCGGACGACGCCGACACCCAGCCGGAGACCCCGCTGTCCCGCAACGAGGACTGGGTCCATGTCGACCTGGACCTGGGCGACGGCAACGGCATCAAGCGCTACCGGCGCGAGACCAACACCATGCCCAACTGGGCGGGTTCGTGCTGGTACGAGATGCGCTATCTGGACCCCGGCAACGCCGACGCGCTGGTCGCCCCGGAGATCGAGCAGTACTGGATGGGGCCGCGCGACGGCCGGCCGGCCGGCGGCGTCGACCTGTACGTGGGCGGCGCGGAGCACGCCGTACTGCACCTGCTGTACGCCCGCTTCTGGTCCAAGGTGCTGCACGACCTGGGGCATGTCTCGTCCTCCGAGCCGTTCCACAAGCTGTACAACCAGGGCATGATCCAGGCCTTCGTCTACCGGGACAGCCGCGGCATCGCCGTGCCGGCCGCCGAGGTCGAGGAGCGCGACGGCGGCTACTACTACCAGGGCGAGAAGGTCAGCCGTGTCCTGGGCAAGATGGGCAAGTCCCTGAAGAACGCCGTCACCCCCGACGAGATCTGCGCCGAGTACGGCGCGGACACCCTGCGCCTGTACGAGATGGCGATGGGCCCGCTGGACGTGTCGCGGCCGTGGGACACCCGGGCCGTCGTCGGCCAGTACCGCCTGCTGCAGCGCCTGTGGCGCAATGTCGTCGACGAGGCGACCGGCGAGGTCACCGTCGTCGACACCGAGCCGGACGAGGACACCCTGCGGGCCCTGCACAAGGCGATCGACGGCGTCACCCAGGACATGGCGAACCTGCGGTTCAACACCGCCATCGCCAAGGTCACCGAGCTGAACAACCACCTGACCAAGGCGGGCGGCCGGGTCCCGCGCACCGTCGCGGAGCAGCTGGTACTGCTGGTCGCCCCGCTGGCTCCGCACATCGCCGAGGAGCTGTGGCGCAAGCTGGGCCACACCGGCACCGTGGTGCACGCGGACTTCCCGGCCGCCGACCCGGCGTATGTCGTCGACGAGACCGTGACCTGCGTCGTGCAGATCAAGGGCAAGGTCAAGGCACGCCTGGAGGTCGCCCCGTCGATCTCCGAGGCGGACCTGGAGGCGGCGGCACTGGCCGAGCCCGCCGTGGTCGCGGCGCTGAACGGCGCGGGCATCCGGAAGGTCATCGTCCGAGCGCCGAAGCTGGTGAACATCGTCCCGGCGTAG